A single window of Gossypium arboreum isolate Shixiya-1 chromosome 13, ASM2569848v2, whole genome shotgun sequence DNA harbors:
- the LOC108461960 gene encoding uncharacterized protein LOC108461960: protein MEPGSVRMRSDHLEKEGSKETHEESFELESSYDVSDDNYQFHSMNALEILRETVRILRYNSSSFFIIAVLLICPVSAVFMSNLLVDHSIVKRLTVRLLLVAKTCGLPLKPFIQQSSQRFAESAVSSAMCFPLFITLSLLSKAAVVYCVDCTYSRKPADASKFFTIILKFWRRLICTYMWMCMVIVACVTTFFVFLVVACSLLSVVGFTPDLIVYVVIMMGLVFSVVFAYAIVVCNIGIVICVLEEVSGPQAMLRAGVLIKGQTQVGLLIFLGSTIGLAFVEGLFEHRVKVLSDGDGSSRIWEGPLLVIMYSFVVLMDSMMSTVFYFSCRSYTMEASDGECQSILDTP from the coding sequence ATGGAACCTGGTAGCGTACGAATGAGATCAGATCATTTAGAGAAAGAAGGATCTAAGGAAACCCATGAAGAAAGTTTTGAGCTAGAATCATCCTATGATGTTAGTGATGATAACTACCAATTCCATTCGATGAATGCATTAGAGATCTTAAGAGAAACTGTTAGGATTTTACGGTACAATTCGTCCAGTTTTTTTATCATTGCAGTTTTGTTAATTTGCCCTGTATCTGCGGTCTTTATGTCTAATTTGTTAGTTGATCATTCCATTGTGAAGAGATTAACTGTTAGGCTTTTGTTAGTTGCCAAAACCTGTGGACTCCCATTGAAGCCTTTCATCCAACAGTCGTCACAAAGGTTCGCCGAGTCGGCTGTTTCCTCCGCAATGTGCTTCCCTTTGTTCATCACATTGTCTTTGTTATCCAAGGCTGCGGTGGTTTATTGTGTAGATTGTACCTACTCAAGGAAACCGGCCGATGCTTCAAAGTTTTTCACGATAATCCTAAAGTTTTGGAGGCGGCTCATTTGCACATATATGTGGATGTGTATGGTTATTGTTGCTTGTGTGACCACTTTCTTTGTTTTCCTTGTTGTGGCATGTAGCTTACTTTCTGTTGTTGGCTTTACACCTGACTTGATTGTGTACGTGGTGATAATGATGGGGCTAGTGTTCTCGGTTGTCTTCGCGTATGCCATTGTTGTTTGCAATATCGGGATTGTAATCTGCGTGTTGGAGGAAGTTTCGGGACCGCAGGCAATGCTTCGGGCCGGTGTTCTTATCAAGGGGCAGACTCAAGTTGGTCTCTTGATATTTCTTGGCTCTACAATTGGTTTAGCATTTGTGGAAGGGTTGTTTGAACATAGAGTAAAAGTATTAAGTGATGGAGATGGGTCTTCTAGGATCTGGGAAGGGCCTCTGTTGGTAATAATGTATTCGTTTGTGGTGCTCATGGATTCCATGATGAGTACGGTTTTCTATTTCAGTTGCAGATCGTACACTATGGAAGCCTCGGATGGTGAATGTCAATCAATATTGGATACACCATAA